A section of the Pediococcus inopinatus genome encodes:
- a CDS encoding PTS transporter subunit EIIC, which produces MSKDYKQAAKDILKDIGGAENVGNMTHCATRLRLNLIDRSLADDAKVESIPEVLNVVYKAGQYQVLIGTEVPKVYDEFEKLVKIARGDAPAELTEDQEKAAKGSIISRMFSAISAIFAPLLPALAGSGILRGLLILAVQVGFIKTGSGTYTILYAASMSVFYFLPVLLAFTSAKRFGASPYLSALIGAALLYPDLINLMGKTGNGAMTNFFGIPTVLMNYNSTVVPIILAIWAYSYLYKWLDRHITENLKLVILPLVSLAVMLPLTIIVIGPLGVYSGEAIAWFVNWLIGRSSILAGIVVGGGWSVLVSMGIHWAINPIMINNIANNGFDYICPWTFACNFAVIGMTIGVCFKSRNSKLRSFALTGLVTIGLSAIIEPTLFGLLVKNRKLWLAQIIGGAVGGAYLGLTKVVTNAFVFGSVTTFPAFIEKNGANFLNAIIGLGISLVVAAVLAYIFTSREEKLA; this is translated from the coding sequence CACGACTACGTTTGAATTTAATTGATCGATCGCTTGCTGATGATGCTAAAGTAGAGTCTATTCCGGAGGTATTGAATGTTGTATATAAGGCGGGTCAGTATCAGGTTTTGATTGGTACTGAAGTGCCCAAGGTATACGATGAATTTGAAAAGTTGGTAAAAATTGCTCGAGGTGATGCTCCAGCAGAGCTAACAGAAGATCAAGAAAAAGCAGCTAAGGGCAGTATCATTAGTCGAATGTTTTCTGCTATTTCCGCTATTTTTGCACCATTACTTCCGGCATTAGCAGGTTCAGGGATTTTACGTGGATTATTAATTTTAGCGGTGCAGGTTGGGTTTATTAAAACCGGTAGTGGTACCTATACTATTTTGTATGCCGCTTCAATGAGTGTGTTTTATTTCTTACCTGTCTTATTAGCATTTACTTCCGCAAAACGATTTGGTGCCAGTCCTTATTTATCAGCTTTAATTGGTGCCGCACTCCTTTACCCAGACCTTATTAATTTGATGGGTAAAACTGGAAATGGTGCCATGACTAATTTCTTTGGAATTCCAACTGTTTTGATGAATTACAATTCTACAGTTGTTCCAATTATTTTAGCTATTTGGGCATATTCATACTTGTATAAATGGTTGGATCGACACATCACAGAAAACTTAAAATTAGTTATTCTTCCCTTAGTATCTTTGGCCGTTATGCTGCCACTTACGATCATCGTTATTGGTCCCCTTGGTGTATACAGTGGTGAGGCCATTGCTTGGTTTGTTAATTGGCTGATTGGACGAAGCAGTATTTTAGCCGGCATCGTTGTTGGTGGTGGTTGGAGTGTCCTAGTAAGTATGGGAATTCACTGGGCAATTAATCCAATTATGATCAATAATATTGCGAATAATGGTTTCGATTATATTTGTCCTTGGACTTTTGCTTGTAATTTCGCCGTTATTGGAATGACAATCGGTGTTTGTTTTAAGTCACGAAACTCAAAGCTTCGAAGTTTTGCCCTAACAGGACTTGTAACAATTGGGTTATCAGCTATTATTGAACCTACGCTATTTGGATTATTAGTCAAAAATCGCAAATTATGGTTAGCACAAATTATTGGAGGTGCCGTTGGTGGTGCGTACCTTGGTTTGACCAAAGTTGTAACTAACGCATTTGTTTTTGGGAGTGTTACAACATTCCCAGCCTTTATTGAAAAAAATGGTGCTAATTTCTTAAATGCGATTATTGGATTAGGTATTTCGCTAGTAGTTGCAGCAGTACTTGCATACATCTTTACTAGTCGTGAGGAAAAATTAGCTTAA
- a CDS encoding DeoR/GlpR family DNA-binding transcription regulator — translation MIPYERQKKIIRLIAGKDLVKIDELQVQLPNISISTLRRDLKALETNGNIEYLVGGAIKATATTSELPMSEKATLHEEQKKQIAVRAANEVCDNESVYIDSGSNSSLLLNQLLDRDITIYTTNTTVFNITRKIKATIILLGGRYNPSISSLSGTLTENNLIGLYFDRAFLGVNGVDDVKGVTTPNIDEATKKRLIRKNAKQTYLLCDSSKFHRVSSVRAFDLKNVILISDKKDAKISKYVPILLSE, via the coding sequence ATGATTCCATATGAACGACAAAAGAAAATAATTCGGTTAATAGCAGGCAAGGACCTTGTTAAAATTGATGAATTACAAGTGCAATTGCCAAATATTTCAATATCCACGTTGCGGCGTGATCTAAAGGCGCTTGAGACTAACGGTAATATCGAGTATTTAGTTGGTGGTGCGATAAAAGCAACGGCAACAACTAGTGAGTTACCTATGTCAGAAAAAGCTACCTTACATGAAGAACAAAAAAAACAAATTGCTGTCCGCGCAGCTAACGAAGTTTGTGACAATGAGAGTGTTTATATTGATTCTGGGTCGAATAGTTCTTTGTTGCTAAATCAACTTCTAGATAGAGATATCACGATATATACAACAAATACAACGGTTTTTAATATTACTCGAAAAATTAAAGCAACAATCATACTTCTTGGTGGGCGTTATAACCCCTCAATTTCATCTCTTAGTGGAACCCTTACCGAAAATAACTTGATAGGTCTTTACTTTGACCGTGCTTTCTTAGGAGTTAACGGTGTAGATGATGTAAAAGGTGTGACTACACCAAACATTGATGAAGCAACTAAGAAAAGATTGATCAGGAAGAATGCTAAACAGACATATTTACTTTGTGATAGCAGCAAGTTCCATCGTGTTTCCTCTGTACGTGCGTTTGATCTTAAAAATGTTATTTTAATTTCCGATAAGAAGGATGCCAAAATTAGTAAATATGTGCCAATTTTACTTTCTGAATAG
- a CDS encoding PTS sugar transporter subunit IIA, producing MGLFFNKKKPVDLFAPVAGVLESIEKVSDEVFASKAMGDGFAVKPSNGEVYSPINGTVTSVFPTKHAVGLKTKDKLEVLVHLGIDTVELNGKGFEIFVKEGDTVSPETKLVSVDLKFLASEKKPDDIMVIFTNLDKRTLNYEEGNVAQGDKVGTVEQS from the coding sequence ATGGGATTATTTTTTAACAAAAAAAAGCCAGTTGATTTATTTGCACCAGTTGCAGGAGTTCTTGAATCAATTGAAAAAGTTAGCGATGAGGTTTTTGCCAGCAAAGCTATGGGTGATGGTTTTGCTGTTAAACCCTCAAATGGTGAGGTCTATTCTCCAATAAATGGGACAGTTACTTCAGTTTTTCCAACAAAACATGCTGTTGGGTTGAAAACGAAAGATAAACTAGAGGTTTTAGTTCATTTAGGTATTGATACTGTAGAACTGAACGGTAAAGGATTTGAAATTTTTGTTAAAGAAGGCGATACTGTATCGCCTGAAACCAAGTTGGTTAGTGTTGATTTGAAATTCTTAGCCAGTGAAAAGAAGCCGGATGATATTATGGTGATTTTTACGAACTTGGATAAACGCACCTTGAACTATGAAGAAGGTAATGTTGCTCAGGGTGATAAAGTAGGAACAGTTGAACAAAGTTAA
- a CDS encoding GntR family transcriptional regulator, whose protein sequence is MDKNNNYPLYQTMLDDLIRQIEAGELLEDSKLPSEQQLGKIYQVSRITVRRALAELEQRQYIYKKQGQGSFVLKKDKQDLGIKFVDTEKAIKNMGMKPRIDLESFQVIVDGSEKEIRNLMGLTDDDYIYKIEQLYYADSDPVYYEKTYLKYSRFPSIKMSEVTSNELIPFLIKKYQLKQMQFAKRSSAGLITAKTRRLFNANVGDPLVEIINKGLDHQQLVYYSEAKVIGILPMFLIEE, encoded by the coding sequence ATGGACAAAAATAATAATTATCCACTTTATCAAACCATGCTTGATGATTTGATAAGACAAATCGAGGCTGGAGAGCTTCTAGAGGATAGTAAACTTCCTTCGGAGCAACAGCTTGGGAAAATCTATCAAGTTAGTCGCATTACTGTCAGACGCGCACTGGCAGAACTGGAACAAAGACAATATATCTATAAGAAACAGGGACAGGGATCATTTGTATTAAAAAAGGATAAGCAGGATTTAGGAATTAAATTTGTTGATACTGAAAAAGCAATTAAGAATATGGGAATGAAACCTCGTATTGATCTAGAGTCTTTTCAAGTAATAGTTGACGGATCAGAGAAAGAGATTCGCAATTTAATGGGATTAACAGATGATGATTATATTTATAAAATTGAGCAATTATATTACGCTGACTCAGATCCTGTTTATTACGAAAAAACTTATTTAAAATACAGTCGTTTTCCGAGTATTAAAATGAGCGAGGTTACAAGCAACGAACTAATCCCATTTTTAATTAAGAAGTATCAATTGAAACAAATGCAATTCGCAAAGAGATCTAGTGCAGGCCTAATTACTGCAAAAACGCGACGTTTATTTAATGCAAATGTTGGAGATCCACTGGTTGAAATAATTAATAAAGGATTGGATCACCAACAATTGGTTTACTACTCAGAGGCAAAAGTAATTGGAATTTTACCAATGTTTCTTATAGAAGAATAA
- the agaB gene encoding PTS galactosamine transporter subunit IIB codes for MAAHIVLTRIDNRLVHGQVGVVWTSSIGANLLLVANDDTANDKLQQELMAATAESSGVGIRFWTIQKTIDNIHRAADRQKIFLVVRNPQDVLKLVQGGVPITQVNIGNMHFSEGKEQITKKVYMDQADKDALNAIADSGVDVFVQDVPEDRKQLLKEVI; via the coding sequence ATGGCAGCACATATTGTACTTACACGCATTGACAATCGGTTAGTTCATGGACAAGTTGGGGTAGTTTGGACATCGTCGATTGGTGCAAATCTTTTATTAGTTGCAAATGACGATACTGCAAATGACAAGTTGCAACAAGAATTAATGGCTGCAACAGCTGAATCATCTGGAGTAGGAATTCGTTTTTGGACGATTCAAAAGACAATTGATAATATTCATCGTGCTGCTGATCGTCAAAAGATTTTCTTGGTTGTCCGGAATCCACAAGATGTGCTTAAATTGGTTCAAGGTGGCGTTCCTATTACTCAAGTAAATATTGGGAACATGCATTTTTCTGAAGGCAAGGAACAAATTACTAAGAAAGTATATATGGATCAAGCTGATAAGGATGCATTAAATGCAATTGCAGATTCAGGTGTTGATGTATTTGTTCAAGATGTTCCAGAAGATAGAAAACAATTATTGAAAGAAGTGATTTAA
- a CDS encoding PTS sugar transporter subunit IIC → MTVTLGEGLLVSLFALIAGIDFWLEGFYIFRPMIVCTVTGFLLGDLKLGIIAGGLTELAFAGLTPVGGTQPPNPIMAGIMTVVIAHTTGHSPATAIGLALPFSILMQYIILFYYSAFSVFTKKLDEYAKEADTKKFSRLAFMPTILVAITYAVMAFLCVYGGTRSNA, encoded by the coding sequence ATGACGGTTACCTTAGGAGAGGGTCTCTTAGTTTCTCTATTTGCTTTAATTGCGGGAATTGATTTTTGGTTAGAAGGTTTTTATATTTTCCGACCAATGATCGTCTGTACCGTAACTGGCTTTTTACTTGGAGATCTAAAACTCGGAATAATTGCAGGTGGGCTTACTGAACTTGCCTTTGCTGGACTAACCCCAGTTGGTGGGACACAGCCACCGAACCCTATAATGGCCGGAATTATGACGGTCGTAATTGCTCATACAACAGGGCATTCACCTGCTACGGCAATTGGTTTAGCACTTCCTTTTAGTATTTTGATGCAATACATTATTTTATTCTACTATTCAGCGTTTTCTGTTTTCACTAAGAAGCTAGATGAATATGCAAAAGAAGCAGATACTAAGAAGTTTTCACGATTGGCATTTATGCCAACGATCCTTGTTGCAATTACCTATGCCGTTATGGCTTTCCTCTGTGTTTATGGGGGCACAAGGTCCAATGCGTGA
- a CDS encoding PTS sugar transporter subunit IIC — protein sequence MPLWLSSVFMGAQGPMRELVNAMPGWLSHGFQIAGGILPAVGFGVLLKSMLKGKYVPYLLLGFTAACFIKFGNLMPVAVIGAALAFIEYGRARHDSNIEKKLKSIQESSNGGGDEDGI from the coding sequence ATGCCGTTATGGCTTTCCTCTGTGTTTATGGGGGCACAAGGTCCAATGCGTGAACTTGTGAACGCTATGCCAGGCTGGTTAAGCCATGGATTCCAAATTGCAGGGGGAATTCTTCCTGCCGTTGGATTTGGTGTTTTACTTAAAAGTATGCTTAAAGGCAAATATGTACCATACTTATTGCTTGGTTTTACCGCTGCGTGCTTCATTAAATTTGGTAATTTAATGCCAGTTGCAGTAATTGGCGCGGCTTTAGCATTTATTGAGTATGGACGTGCAAGACACGACAGCAATATTGAGAAAAAATTGAAGAGTATTCAAGAGAGCTCAAACGGTGGGGGTGACGAAGATGGCATCTAA
- the agaD gene encoding PTS galactosamine transporter subunit IID: MASNSTTPKRGKLSSKDITKLGLRSVYNQSAMNYERMQADGWTMAMTPMLKKVYADDTDGLAAAMSANLQFINTNNTAAPLLMGLLASLEESGEQRSTIDGLRIALFGPLAGIGDAITWFTILPIVAGITASFAKQGSILGPLVFFLVYVAMFFIRIPIAHLGYTAGTKAIDSIRENSAIVSHAASVLGCTVIGGLIASYVQIKVLTKIPVSAGHTISIQTQFFDRIFPNILPLGYTFLLYYLLKKKNASPVLLILMTFVLAILLSWMGVL, from the coding sequence ATGGCATCTAATAGTACAACTCCAAAAAGAGGAAAATTAAGTAGTAAAGATATTACCAAATTGGGTTTACGGTCTGTTTATAACCAGTCAGCAATGAATTATGAACGTATGCAAGCTGATGGCTGGACAATGGCCATGACGCCAATGTTGAAAAAAGTTTATGCTGATGATACAGATGGATTAGCTGCAGCTATGAGTGCTAATTTACAATTTATTAATACAAATAATACTGCTGCTCCCTTATTGATGGGATTGTTAGCATCACTTGAAGAAAGTGGTGAACAACGTTCCACAATTGATGGATTGCGAATTGCATTATTTGGACCCTTAGCTGGTATAGGTGATGCAATTACTTGGTTTACTATTTTACCTATTGTGGCCGGAATTACAGCTTCGTTTGCGAAACAAGGTAGTATCTTAGGACCTTTAGTATTCTTTCTCGTATATGTAGCGATGTTCTTTATACGTATTCCAATTGCACATTTAGGTTATACAGCAGGTACAAAGGCTATTGATTCCATTCGAGAAAACTCAGCAATTGTGTCTCATGCCGCATCAGTTTTAGGATGCACGGTTATTGGTGGCTTAATTGCCAGTTATGTACAAATTAAGGTCTTAACCAAGATACCTGTTTCTGCAGGGCATACTATTTCTATTCAGACTCAGTTCTTTGATCGAATTTTTCCGAATATTTTACCATTAGGATATACGTTCTTACTTTATTACTTATTGAAGAAAAAGAACGCTAGTCCAGTACTCTTAATCTTAATGACGTTTGTACTAGCAATTCTACTTTCATGGATGGGAGTGCTTTAA
- a CDS encoding HAD family hydrolase: MIKNIIFDFNGTIIFDNSIQKQAWLEVLADIAKKKVTENEFALHVAGRTNRDTFEYFLQTHLTEKRLRVLSNKKEMIYQQMCLEDPVHFKLVTGLPEFLDWCISNDININIATASELDNLKFFFTHLNLSKWFNIKEVAYSDGSLPGKPAPDIFLSGMRKIKAKPSESLIIEDSPSGILAARNASALKVVQISDNHTRSQDFGADLKINNYLNLSNVIEQN; this comes from the coding sequence ATGATTAAAAATATAATATTTGATTTTAACGGCACGATTATTTTCGATAACTCAATACAAAAGCAGGCCTGGTTAGAGGTTTTGGCAGACATAGCTAAAAAGAAAGTTACTGAAAACGAATTTGCACTTCACGTCGCAGGTCGTACAAATCGTGATACATTTGAGTATTTTCTTCAAACACATCTAACAGAAAAAAGACTTAGAGTTCTGTCAAATAAAAAGGAGATGATATATCAACAGATGTGTCTTGAAGACCCTGTTCATTTTAAGTTGGTAACTGGTCTTCCTGAATTTTTAGATTGGTGTATATCAAACGATATTAATATAAATATCGCAACCGCCTCCGAATTGGATAATTTAAAATTTTTCTTTACCCATTTAAACTTAAGTAAGTGGTTTAATATTAAAGAAGTTGCCTACAGTGACGGTAGTCTTCCAGGAAAACCAGCTCCAGACATTTTTCTCAGTGGTATGAGAAAAATTAAGGCTAAGCCTAGTGAATCACTGATTATAGAAGATTCGCCCTCTGGAATTCTAGCGGCTCGAAATGCAAGCGCCCTTAAAGTTGTTCAGATTTCAGATAACCATACCAGGTCCCAAGATTTTGGAGCTGATTTAAAAATAAATAATTACCTGAATTTATCAAATGTAATTGAACAAAATTAA
- a CDS encoding 6-phospho-alpha-glucosidase: MVAQKDDRKFSVLIAGGGSTYTPGIVLTLLNGLDKFPLRKLKFYDNDGERQKKIADATAILIKERAPEIEFEATTDPKEAFTDVDFVMAQIRVGKYAMRSQDEKIPLKHGVVGQETTGPGGIAYGLRSIPGVIQLVDYMEKYSPNAWMLNYSNPAAIVAEATRRERPNSKIINICDMPIDIMDRMAAILGFKDRNDLDFRYYGLNHFGWWTEVTDKKGNDMMPKLKEYVSKNGYWVGGDYDAHTEKSWEETFKKAADVYKLDPTTLPNTYLKYYMYPSWVVKNSDPNYTRTDEVEAHRQKMVFGECKRIVDAGTAKDTEFKPDEHSTYIVDLCTAIAYNTHQRMLAIIPNEGAISNIDPTATVEVPCLFGANGPERLAMGKAATYQQGMITEQNSVEKLAVDAWQEHSYTKLWESFSLCKIVPDAGVAKDILDDMIVANKDFWPELK, encoded by the coding sequence ATGGTTGCACAAAAAGATGATCGAAAATTTTCTGTTTTGATTGCTGGCGGAGGTAGTACATATACACCAGGGATCGTGCTGACGTTGTTAAATGGTTTGGATAAGTTTCCACTTCGGAAATTAAAATTCTATGACAACGATGGCGAGCGTCAGAAAAAAATTGCTGATGCTACAGCGATTTTAATTAAAGAACGCGCACCAGAAATTGAATTTGAAGCAACTACAGATCCTAAAGAAGCTTTTACAGATGTTGATTTCGTTATGGCACAGATTCGTGTTGGGAAATATGCAATGCGCAGTCAAGACGAAAAAATCCCACTAAAACATGGCGTTGTTGGGCAAGAGACAACTGGACCTGGAGGCATCGCATATGGGCTACGTTCAATTCCAGGAGTTATTCAATTAGTAGATTACATGGAAAAGTATTCGCCTAATGCTTGGATGTTGAACTACTCAAATCCTGCTGCAATTGTTGCCGAAGCAACACGACGTGAACGTCCAAATTCGAAGATTATTAATATTTGTGACATGCCAATTGATATTATGGATCGTATGGCAGCTATTCTTGGTTTTAAGGATCGTAATGATCTGGACTTTAGATATTATGGATTAAATCATTTTGGTTGGTGGACAGAGGTTACTGATAAAAAAGGTAACGACATGATGCCGAAGTTGAAAGAATATGTTTCCAAAAATGGCTATTGGGTTGGCGGCGATTACGACGCCCATACTGAAAAGAGCTGGGAGGAAACATTCAAGAAGGCAGCGGATGTCTATAAACTGGATCCAACAACTTTACCTAATACTTACTTGAAGTATTACATGTACCCATCTTGGGTTGTAAAAAATTCCGATCCAAACTATACACGTACTGATGAAGTAGAAGCACACCGACAAAAAATGGTGTTTGGCGAATGCAAACGAATTGTTGATGCAGGAACTGCTAAAGATACTGAATTCAAGCCAGATGAGCATTCTACTTACATCGTTGATCTATGTACAGCGATTGCTTATAACACACATCAACGTATGTTAGCTATCATTCCTAATGAAGGAGCTATTTCAAATATTGATCCTACAGCTACTGTTGAAGTTCCTTGCTTGTTTGGGGCAAATGGTCCAGAACGATTAGCAATGGGCAAGGCTGCAACATATCAACAAGGTATGATTACAGAACAAAATAGTGTTGAAAAATTAGCCGTTGATGCTTGGCAAGAACATTCTTATACTAAACTTTGGGAATCATTTAGTTTATGCAAAATTGTACCAGACGCAGGTGTTGCAAAAGATATTCTTGATGATATGATCGTTGCCAATAAAGATTTTTGGCCAGAACTTAAGTAG
- a CDS encoding alpha-glucoside-specific PTS transporter subunit IIBC: MMQKLQKFGAAMFVPVLLFSFAGLVVAFGSLFTNPEIFKTLAQPGTLWYGIWYTFEEGGWTIFRQVPLLFVVGLPIGLAKKSQGRAALESLVTYLTFNYFVGAILSQWGPFFGVNNYAKDIVANSTNGGLTMIAGIKTLDTSIVGALVVAGIVVYIHNRFFDTKLPDWLGTFQGSAFVVILGYVSMLLLAIVTCLVWPKVQLGIASFQGFMRSSGVVGVWVYCFLQRVLIPTGLHHFIYIPFQYGPAAVAGGLQPWWLKHLTEFAASSQPLKTLAPSMGFELFGNEKVFGIPAICLAFYATARKNRKKQTAALLIPAGLTSVFAGITEPVEFTFLFAAPVLWFVHSFLAATLDATMYVFGVVGQFDSGLIAFASENWIPLWANHWQTWVTQIVIGLIFSVIYYFVFKLLIERFNFVTPGREAEGEETKLINKKEYKAKKTSGKANDPYIERATAYLEGLGGSGNVEDITSCATRLRVTVKDPEKVEGDAQFKNNKAVGVVRHGKAVQVIVGLDVAQVLEKIQDLSSGPVGVTTHDDVMVDNSSVENATPMQQNASLILDSVGTINNV; the protein is encoded by the coding sequence ATGATGCAAAAATTACAAAAATTCGGAGCAGCTATGTTTGTTCCGGTGCTGTTATTTTCATTTGCTGGTTTAGTCGTGGCGTTTGGTTCTTTATTTACTAATCCAGAAATTTTTAAAACCTTGGCGCAACCGGGGACATTGTGGTATGGGATTTGGTACACCTTTGAGGAAGGTGGGTGGACTATATTTAGGCAAGTTCCGTTGTTGTTTGTTGTAGGATTGCCTATTGGGCTTGCTAAAAAATCCCAAGGCCGTGCGGCATTAGAATCACTTGTTACTTATTTAACATTTAATTATTTTGTAGGAGCAATTTTAAGCCAATGGGGTCCATTCTTTGGCGTTAATAACTATGCCAAAGATATTGTTGCTAACTCAACTAACGGCGGGTTAACAATGATCGCCGGAATCAAAACTCTTGATACTAGTATTGTAGGGGCGTTAGTTGTAGCTGGAATTGTTGTTTATATACACAATCGTTTCTTTGACACTAAGTTGCCAGATTGGTTAGGTACATTCCAAGGATCAGCATTTGTTGTCATTCTTGGATACGTAAGCATGCTTTTGTTAGCAATTGTAACTTGTTTGGTATGGCCAAAAGTTCAATTAGGGATCGCAAGTTTTCAAGGATTTATGCGATCATCAGGTGTAGTTGGTGTTTGGGTATATTGTTTCTTACAACGTGTCCTAATTCCAACGGGACTACATCATTTTATCTACATTCCATTTCAGTATGGACCTGCTGCTGTTGCTGGAGGATTACAGCCATGGTGGCTAAAGCACCTCACAGAATTTGCTGCAAGTTCACAACCATTAAAGACTTTAGCACCATCGATGGGTTTTGAACTATTTGGAAATGAAAAAGTCTTTGGTATTCCTGCAATTTGTTTAGCATTCTATGCAACAGCAAGAAAAAATCGAAAAAAACAAACAGCTGCCTTGCTAATTCCAGCCGGATTGACTTCAGTATTTGCTGGAATTACAGAGCCAGTTGAGTTTACTTTCTTATTTGCAGCTCCAGTGCTTTGGTTTGTACATTCGTTTCTTGCAGCAACACTTGATGCAACAATGTATGTATTTGGTGTAGTTGGGCAATTTGATTCTGGATTAATCGCTTTTGCTAGTGAAAACTGGATTCCATTATGGGCCAATCATTGGCAAACATGGGTTACGCAAATTGTCATTGGATTGATTTTCTCAGTGATTTATTACTTTGTATTTAAGTTATTAATTGAACGCTTTAATTTTGTAACTCCTGGTAGAGAAGCCGAAGGTGAAGAAACGAAGCTAATCAATAAAAAGGAATATAAAGCAAAGAAGACGTCAGGTAAGGCAAACGATCCTTATATAGAGCGTGCCACAGCTTATCTTGAAGGATTAGGCGGTAGCGGTAATGTCGAAGATATAACAAGTTGCGCCACTCGATTACGAGTTACTGTTAAAGATCCAGAAAAAGTAGAAGGTGATGCCCAATTCAAAAATAACAAAGCCGTTGGTGTTGTTCGTCATGGTAAAGCAGTACAAGTTATTGTTGGATTGGATGTCGCACAGGTTCTTGAAAAAATTCAGGATCTTTCAAGTGGACCAGTAGGAGTTACAACACATGATGATGTTATGGTAGATAATTCAAGTGTTGAAAATGCTACACCTATGCAACAAAATGCCAGTTTGATTTTAGACTCAGTTGGGACCATTAACAATGTTTAG
- a CDS encoding MurR/RpiR family transcriptional regulator: MKFEEYVNDHFDSLNDTEKLIVDFILKNRMDVTKMSISDLADKCLVSRSSVFRFTRKIGLGGFNQLRFVLKEEVNTLKPEVETNYLEATTQAVTNATQQFQSVKMNDIYANLEKANDVYIYSTGWEQEIISEQLQRNFFLAGKKVYSLPAAVDELQMAIQRMKSDDMLLVVSYSGNNKQLLKSIKQAVIQGIVTLSFTPFKQNALAEMCRYNLYYSVVEKKVSNIKDVEIFFTGLYVLNDLLVMGFSDYLKNK; the protein is encoded by the coding sequence ATGAAGTTTGAGGAATATGTGAATGACCATTTTGATAGTTTAAATGATACCGAAAAGCTAATTGTAGATTTCATTCTAAAGAATCGTATGGACGTTACTAAAATGAGTATTTCTGATTTGGCAGATAAATGTCTTGTATCACGGTCTTCCGTTTTTAGATTTACTAGAAAGATCGGATTGGGTGGATTTAATCAATTAAGATTTGTTCTGAAAGAAGAAGTGAATACACTTAAGCCAGAGGTTGAAACAAATTATTTGGAGGCAACAACCCAGGCAGTCACAAATGCAACTCAACAGTTTCAATCTGTTAAAATGAATGATATTTATGCAAATTTAGAAAAAGCTAATGATGTATATATATATTCAACTGGATGGGAACAAGAGATTATTTCTGAACAGTTACAGAGAAATTTCTTTCTTGCTGGGAAAAAAGTTTATTCACTTCCGGCGGCAGTTGATGAACTCCAGATGGCAATACAGCGTATGAAATCGGACGATATGTTGCTTGTTGTTTCCTATAGTGGTAATAACAAGCAACTACTGAAAAGTATTAAGCAAGCGGTTATTCAAGGCATAGTTACACTTTCATTTACACCGTTTAAACAAAATGCTCTAGCAGAAATGTGTAGATACAACCTATATTACAGTGTTGTAGAGAAAAAGGTTTCCAATATTAAAGATGTGGAAATTTTCTTTACGGGACTATATGTTTTAAATGACTTACTAGTAATGGGATTTTCAGATTACTTAAAGAATAAATAG
- a CDS encoding PTS sugar transporter subunit IIA — MFGFGKKKNQNVVAAATGKLEPITEVKDDVFSQKMMGDGYAIEPVLNEVYSPVSGVISTVFPTKHAIGITTDKGLEVLVHMGLDTVDLKGAPFKSHVEQGQSVSENTLLSEMDIKAVKDSGREATVVIVYTNMDLLKDVAEVKSTQVEHGDAGCSMNLWTRFSIMPL; from the coding sequence ATGTTTGGGTTTGGAAAGAAGAAGAACCAGAATGTTGTTGCTGCAGCCACCGGAAAATTGGAACCGATTACTGAAGTGAAGGATGATGTATTTTCTCAAAAAATGATGGGTGATGGATACGCTATCGAACCGGTCCTAAATGAGGTCTATTCTCCCGTTAGTGGCGTTATATCAACAGTGTTCCCCACAAAGCATGCGATTGGAATTACTACAGATAAAGGGTTAGAAGTGCTCGTGCACATGGGACTTGATACAGTAGATTTAAAAGGGGCACCTTTTAAAAGCCATGTTGAACAAGGACAGAGTGTGAGTGAAAACACGTTGTTATCTGAAATGGATATTAAGGCTGTTAAGGATTCTGGACGTGAAGCAACTGTGGTAATTGTTTATACCAATATGGATTTATTAAAAGATGTAGCCGAAGTTAAATCTACGCAAGTTGAACATGGAGATGCTGGATGTAGTATGAATCTATGGACACGATTTAGTATAATGCCATTATAG